In a single window of the Pseudopipra pipra isolate bDixPip1 chromosome Z, bDixPip1.hap1, whole genome shotgun sequence genome:
- the ELOVL7 gene encoding very long chain fatty acid elongase 7 codes for MALSNLTSKAVLLYDEWIKDADPRLEGWPLMSSPFPTTFIIGTYIYFVTSLGPKLMENKKPFELRQIMTFYNFGVVVLSLYMTYEFLMSGWATGYSFRCDIVDYSRSPTALRMVRTCWLYFFSKFIELLDTIFFVLRKKNNQVTFLHVFHHSIMPWTWWFGVKFAAGGLGTFHALLNCIVHVVMYTYYGICSLGPAYHKYLWWKKYMTTIQLVQFIMITVHIGQIYIMDDCPYQYPIFMFIIWLYGSMFLVLFLHFWYHAYTKGQRLPKMARNGIHKDQ; via the exons ATGGCCCTTAGCAATCTGACTTCAAAGGCTGTACTACTCTATGATGAATGGATTAAAGATGCTG ATCCAAGACTGGAAGGCTGGCCACTCATGTCTTCACCTTTTCCAACAACCTTTATCATTGGAACCTACATTTATTTTGTCACTTCCTTGGGACCCAAActcatggaaaataaaaaaccttttGAACTCAGGCAGATAATGACCTTTTATAATTTTGGTGTGGTAGTCCTCTCTTTATATATGACTTATGAA TTTCTTATGTCGGGTTGGGCCACAGGGTACTCGTTCCGGTGTGATATTGTTGACTACTCAAGGTCACCAACAGCTCTAAGG ATGGTGCGAACTTGTTGGCTTTACTTCTTTTCCAAGTTCATTGAATTATTAGATACT atattttttgtgCTGCgtaagaaaaacaaccaagttACATTCCTGCATGTCTTTCATCATTCCATCATGCCATGGACCTGGTGGTTTGGAGTCAAATTTGCTGCAG GTGGTTTGGGAACATTTCATGCTTTGTTGAACTGTATTGTCCATGTTGTCATGTATACTTATTATGGAATCTGTTCTTTGGGACCAGCCTACCATAAATATTTGTGGTGGAAAAAGTACATGACAACTATACAACTT GTCCAGTTTATTATGATTACAGTTCATATAGGACAAATCTACATCATGGATGATTGTCCGTACCAGTATCCAATTTTCATGTTTATTATTTGGCTGTATGGCTCTATGTTTTTAGTCTTGTTTCTCCACTTCTGGTACCACGCTTACACGAAGGGACAAAGACTACCAAAAATGGCAAGAAATGGGATCCACAAAGATCAGTAA